In Labrus bergylta chromosome 11, fLabBer1.1, whole genome shotgun sequence, one genomic interval encodes:
- the LOC109991258 gene encoding uncharacterized protein — MLTRWMALTAFLSASADLVSAAFGDGSLTVTPTCRLKGHPEVELTLSCGDERKAGIVQYWHTPFGDLETPGTLSKLDPVFMHHDGSLVVPNTSHLHSGLYYCLLQHKEGTTLWSYELNVGHNNQTDDEDNAYEEHRCGAFRIRRDVGSAEEKQGGVSDEQFAGVVAASVLLTFVLGFSAGALTRTQVLRCLGAVTMRLRSPWQRQSDTLDHGSEVNMTTLPPMYENQAFAMERVELDEGSETCGTADSTISSTASSPPPAKPQRSFRQKREEEQETTAYLEGCDYIKVKEEEEERKGLKENSEGNNGEERGISGSFYLSDKDGGSKTETDEDECSEDPRESREEERQRKQEEELEEPSSSSTGDEEDGRVSEDKVGDNKEKGGEEKREEVLREEKEADEVENKAEEDEDVDICRKEDDPHDENKEDTMKSDTTEGEEEPPTSPSSEGRRSRVIRLYQYDDDGQRYGHLPDPTPDEPGPAPRLKQRSLSLTRLNAIMAAASAGPLDTRETGTEGKEQRPHFQMEI; from the exons ATGTTAACCAGGTGGATGGCACTCACAGCGTTCCTGTCTGCCTCAGCTGATCTTGTGAGTGCAGCCTTTGGCGACGGCTCTTTAACTGTTACACCAACCTGCAGGCTCAAAGGTCATCCAGAGGTAGAGCTGACTCTGAGCTGCGGAGACGAGAGAAAAGCAG GTATTGTCCAGTACTGGCACACCCCCTTTGGAGACCTCGAGACCCCTGGTACCCTGAGTAAACTGGACCCTGTCTTTATGCATCATGATGGGAGCCTGGTAGTCCCGAACACCAGCCATCTCCACAGCGGCTTGTACTACTGCCTCCTGCAGCACAAAGAGGGAACTACACTGTGGTCGTACGAGCTCAATGTTGGTCATAATAATCAAACAGATGATGAAGACAATGCATATGAGGAACATCGCTGTGGTGCGTTCAGGATCAGGAGGGATGTTGGTTCTGCAGAGGAGAAGCAGGGCGGTGTTTCAGATGAGCAGTTTGCAGGAGTTGTGGCTGCATCAGTTCTTCTGACATTTGTGCTGGGCTTCAGCGCTGGAGCTCTGACCAGGACTCAGGTTCTCAG GTGTCTGGGGGCAGTCACTATGAGGCTGAGATCACCATGGCAACGCCAAAGTGACACACTGGACCACGGCTCTGAAGTCAACATGACAACCCTGCCCCCCATGTACGAAAACCAGGCCTTTGCAATGGAACGGGTGGAGTTGGATGAAGGTTCGGAGACTTGTGGGACCGCAGACTCAACGATTTCATCGACAGCCTCATCGCCCCCCCCTGCCAAACCTCAGAGAAGCTTCCGGCAGAAacgagaggaggagcaggaaacCACAGCCTATCTGGAAGGATGTGACTACATcaaggtgaaggaggaggaggaggagcgaaAAGGTCTGAAGGAAAACAGTGAAGGAAATAACGGGGAGGAAAGAGGGATCAGTGGTTCCTTCTATTTATCAGACAAAGATGGAGGgagtaaaacagaaacagatgagGACGAGTGCAGTGAGGATCcaagagagagcagggaggaagagaggcaaaggaaacaagaggaagagCTTGAGGAGCCAAGTAGTAGTAGTACAGGTGATGAAGAGGATGGTAGAGTAAGTGAGGATAAAGTGGGAGATAACAAGGAGAAAgggggagaggaaaagagagaggaagtattgagagaagaaaaagaggcagATGAAGTGGAAAACAAggcagaggaagatgaagacgTAGATATTTGCAGGAAAGAAGATGATCCacatgatgaaaacaaagaggaCACAATGAAAAGTGACACCACAGAAGGGGAAGAAGAACCTCCAACTTCCCCATCCTCAGAGGGCCGTCGCAGCCGTGTCATCCGCCTGTACCAGTATGACGACGACGGTCAGCGGTACGGCCACCTTCCAGACCCCACCCCTGATGAGCCTGGCCCCGCCCCCAGACTCAAACagcgctccctctctctgacgCGTCTCAATGCCATTATGGCTGCCGCCTCAGCTGGGCCGTTGGACACTAGAGAGACGGGGACGGAGGGGAAAGAGCAGAGGCCACACTTCCAGATGGAGATTTAA
- the dcun1d5 gene encoding DCN1-like protein 5 isoform X2, with protein sequence MPVKKKRKFPDADDNEPKCKITSFTRPQIRGARPIADKLFSGKKCLTWFHKYAGADKEVGPEAMEKFCEDIGVEPENIIMLVLAWHLEAASMGFFTKDEWLRGMTILQCDCTERLQSKLDYLRNELNDSVSFKNIYRYAFDFARDKDQRSLDMDTAKAMLALLLGRTWPLFPVFHQFLEQSKYKGMNKDQWYNVLEFSRTINTDLSNYDEDGAWPVLLDEFVEWQKAWPTS encoded by the exons ATGCCTGTGAAAAAGAAACGGAAGTTCCCTGATGCAGATGACAATGAGCCTAAATGTAAAATTACCAG TTTCACTCGACCTCAAATCCGTGGTGCCAGGCCGATAGCTGACAAGCTGTTCTCGGGTAAGAAGTGTCTGACCTGGTTCCACAAGTACGCTGGCGCTGACAAGGAGGTCGGCCCAGAGGCCATGGAGAAGTTCTGTGAAGACATTGGTGTGGAACCAGAGAAT ATTATCATGTTAGTTTTAGCCTGGCATCTAGAAGCAGCAAGTATGGGGTTCTTCACAAAAGACGAGTGGCTCAGGGGAATGACGATATTACA GTGTGACTGCACAGAGAGGTTACAGAGCAAATTGGATTACTTGCGCAATGAACTCAATGACTCTGTTAgcttcaaaaacatttatagaTATGCCTTTGATTTTGCCAGG GATAAGGACCAAAGGAGTTTGGACATGGACACAGCTAAAGCAATGCTGGCCTTGCTGCTAGGTAGAACCTGGCCTCTCTTTCCAGTCTTCCATCAGTTCCTTGAG CAATCCAAGTACAAGGGCATGAACAAGGACCAGTGGTATAATGTTCTGGAGTTCAGCAGAACCATCAACACAGACCTCAGTAACTACGATGAAGATGGAGCTT GGCCCGTGCTGCTAGATGAGTTTGTGGAATGGCAGAAAGCTTGGCCCACATCGTAG
- the dcun1d5 gene encoding DCN1-like protein 5 isoform X1: protein MDKAARAQLVKPIKGSVMPVKKKRKFPDADDNEPKCKITSFTRPQIRGARPIADKLFSGKKCLTWFHKYAGADKEVGPEAMEKFCEDIGVEPENIIMLVLAWHLEAASMGFFTKDEWLRGMTILQCDCTERLQSKLDYLRNELNDSVSFKNIYRYAFDFARDKDQRSLDMDTAKAMLALLLGRTWPLFPVFHQFLEQSKYKGMNKDQWYNVLEFSRTINTDLSNYDEDGAWPVLLDEFVEWQKAWPTS, encoded by the exons ATGGACAAGGCAGCCAGAG CCCAGCTAGTGAAACCAATCAAAGGCTCAGTGATGCCTGTGAAAAAGAAACGGAAGTTCCCTGATGCAGATGACAATGAGCCTAAATGTAAAATTACCAG TTTCACTCGACCTCAAATCCGTGGTGCCAGGCCGATAGCTGACAAGCTGTTCTCGGGTAAGAAGTGTCTGACCTGGTTCCACAAGTACGCTGGCGCTGACAAGGAGGTCGGCCCAGAGGCCATGGAGAAGTTCTGTGAAGACATTGGTGTGGAACCAGAGAAT ATTATCATGTTAGTTTTAGCCTGGCATCTAGAAGCAGCAAGTATGGGGTTCTTCACAAAAGACGAGTGGCTCAGGGGAATGACGATATTACA GTGTGACTGCACAGAGAGGTTACAGAGCAAATTGGATTACTTGCGCAATGAACTCAATGACTCTGTTAgcttcaaaaacatttatagaTATGCCTTTGATTTTGCCAGG GATAAGGACCAAAGGAGTTTGGACATGGACACAGCTAAAGCAATGCTGGCCTTGCTGCTAGGTAGAACCTGGCCTCTCTTTCCAGTCTTCCATCAGTTCCTTGAG CAATCCAAGTACAAGGGCATGAACAAGGACCAGTGGTATAATGTTCTGGAGTTCAGCAGAACCATCAACACAGACCTCAGTAACTACGATGAAGATGGAGCTT GGCCCGTGCTGCTAGATGAGTTTGTGGAATGGCAGAAAGCTTGGCCCACATCGTAG